Proteins found in one Vallitalea guaymasensis genomic segment:
- a CDS encoding PTS transporter subunit IIC, with protein MDKQNKKKSILTKLVNRYFIDGLSGMAMGLFSTLIVGLIIKQIGSLIGDNVIGITLSRIGSIASILTGAGIGIGIAHKLKTSSLIMYSSAVTGLVGAYAGKIISGQAFVEGDVLLIGPGEPLGAFVAVIVGIEIGRLVSGKTKIDIILTPITTIIAGSSIGLIIGPSISAFMNWLGDIIEFATVQQPFVMGILVSVLMGMILTLPISSAALSIILNLNGLAAGAATVGCATQMIGFAVASYRENKVNGLIAQGLGTSMLQVPNIVKNPRIWIPPIVVSAILGPISTKVFMMKNNAYGGGMGTSGLVGQIMTWDTMIESESPGVLITKIIVLHIVLPAVMTLALSEGLRKIGWIKYGDMKLDS; from the coding sequence ATGGATAAGCAAAATAAGAAAAAAAGTATTCTAACTAAACTAGTCAATAGGTACTTTATTGATGGATTAAGTGGTATGGCGATGGGATTATTCTCTACACTCATTGTGGGATTAATCATTAAACAGATTGGATCGTTGATAGGTGATAATGTAATTGGAATCACACTTTCAAGAATAGGCTCTATAGCTAGCATACTTACAGGAGCCGGAATCGGTATTGGAATAGCTCATAAACTAAAGACTTCAAGTCTAATTATGTATTCATCAGCAGTTACAGGATTGGTTGGTGCCTATGCAGGTAAAATCATCAGCGGACAAGCCTTTGTTGAGGGAGATGTTCTGCTGATTGGTCCTGGAGAGCCTCTAGGGGCTTTTGTTGCAGTTATAGTCGGTATCGAAATAGGAAGACTGGTATCAGGAAAAACCAAAATAGATATAATACTTACACCTATAACAACTATCATAGCTGGTAGTAGTATTGGACTTATAATTGGTCCATCCATATCTGCTTTCATGAATTGGTTAGGAGACATTATTGAATTTGCTACAGTACAGCAGCCTTTTGTCATGGGGATATTGGTTTCTGTGTTAATGGGTATGATTCTCACATTACCAATAAGTTCAGCTGCTCTATCAATTATTCTCAACCTTAATGGACTTGCCGCTGGAGCAGCAACAGTAGGATGTGCTACACAAATGATAGGTTTTGCAGTAGCAAGTTATAGAGAAAATAAGGTTAATGGACTTATAGCTCAAGGATTAGGGACATCAATGCTGCAAGTCCCTAACATAGTTAAGAATCCAAGGATATGGATACCCCCTATTGTAGTTAGCGCAATACTTGGTCCAATCTCTACAAAAGTGTTTATGATGAAAAATAATGCTTATGGTGGAGGAATGGGGACATCTGGTTTGGTAGGACAGATTATGACTTGGGATACAATGATTGAAAGTGAATCTCCAGGGGTTCTAATAACCAAGATAATTGTCTTGCATATAGTTCTCCCAGCTGTTATGACATTAGCTTTATCAGAAGGTCTCAGGAAAATTGGCTGGATCAAATATGGAGATATGAAATTGGATAGTTAA
- a CDS encoding DUF4097 family beta strand repeat-containing protein gives MKHKKLGTFTLAITLIVLGIILLISNFIYIDINRILRILSAVSVILIGVEFLFFDWYYKRKQLTMELKVSVTSIVLLVIIYCSSFLISGIYMYSNDSVNGFRRIFNITDEYEVTKNYTEKATGLTNIQVDNNRGNIEIQGTDTEDILITAVFNISTFEEKETAMELAEDMVSIDRRQDKILTIKTKNNILNHRGTYTHVSYIIEIPKNMEVDISNRNGNIYVGKVDKRTTIKTNNSDIQVDNIGDELIIENDYGSIEVEAVSGSTKIKNKNGYVNVENVVGDLDIRNSYSETNFDNISGNVTIDQEYGDIDGNKVGKNLEINGEGASVKIDDVQGLVTIETSNESITAKNINSDIELSNNYGDISLEKINSNIKIKSENGDIDIDNYNINVNKIDIVNSYGNVNIDIPNDQQAAFELRSNYGNIDSVFDFDIKEDDNEKSVKATIGDSDNIITIKADNGDIFIN, from the coding sequence ATGAAACATAAAAAACTAGGTACTTTTACTTTGGCTATAACTCTCATAGTGTTAGGTATCATTCTTCTTATTAGTAACTTTATATATATAGATATTAATAGGATATTAAGAATTCTTTCAGCAGTAAGTGTAATACTAATAGGTGTAGAATTTTTGTTCTTTGATTGGTATTATAAAAGAAAACAATTGACAATGGAATTAAAAGTAAGCGTTACATCCATTGTATTACTGGTAATAATTTATTGTTCTTCTTTTCTTATTTCAGGCATCTATATGTACAGTAATGATTCAGTGAACGGTTTTAGAAGAATATTCAATATAACAGATGAATATGAAGTAACTAAGAACTATACTGAAAAAGCAACTGGTCTTACTAACATACAAGTAGATAATAATAGGGGAAATATTGAGATACAAGGAACTGATACAGAAGATATATTAATAACAGCAGTATTTAACATAAGTACTTTTGAAGAAAAAGAAACAGCCATGGAGTTAGCAGAAGATATGGTTTCTATAGACAGGAGGCAAGACAAAATATTGACTATAAAGACTAAGAATAATATTCTTAATCATAGAGGTACATATACTCATGTTAGTTATATAATTGAAATACCTAAAAACATGGAAGTAGATATATCTAATAGAAATGGTAACATCTATGTGGGTAAAGTTGACAAAAGAACTACTATCAAGACTAATAACAGTGATATTCAAGTTGATAATATAGGTGATGAATTAATAATCGAAAACGATTATGGTAGTATTGAAGTTGAAGCCGTATCAGGTTCCACAAAAATTAAAAATAAAAATGGATATGTCAATGTGGAAAATGTAGTTGGTGATTTAGATATTAGAAATAGCTATAGTGAAACTAACTTTGACAATATCAGTGGAAATGTTACCATAGACCAAGAATATGGTGATATTGACGGTAATAAAGTAGGTAAGAACTTAGAGATAAATGGAGAAGGTGCTTCCGTAAAAATAGATGATGTACAAGGATTGGTTACTATTGAAACCAGTAATGAATCAATAACTGCTAAGAACATTAATTCAGATATAGAATTATCCAATAATTATGGAGATATTTCATTAGAGAAGATAAACAGTAATATCAAAATTAAAAGCGAGAATGGTGATATTGATATAGATAACTACAATATTAATGTTAATAAAATAGATATAGTCAATAGCTATGGAAATGTCAATATTGATATACCAAACGATCAACAAGCAGCTTTTGAATTGAGGTCCAATTATGGTAACATTGATTCAGTATTTGATTTTGATATTAAAGAAGATGATAATGAGAAGTCAGTAAAAGCTACAATAGGTGATTCAGACAATATAATCACTATAAAAGCTGATAACGGAGATATTTTTATTAATTAA
- a CDS encoding RNA polymerase sigma factor produces MDDYIKNLIEKDQIAFRKLVEEYQSKFLTMAYKFTDDYNDAEDLCQEIFIKVYRNLSGFKNQSKLSTWLYKIAINTCLDWNRRNKPKIFNITNIMDKSVKELSSKHNTEQIIIYKERQQMVHNAVYSLKDKYKTIIILYHFNQLSYKEISFILNIPVKTIETRLYRGRKQIKEQLMKEGFGGEIIELQKT; encoded by the coding sequence TTGGATGATTACATAAAAAATTTAATAGAAAAAGACCAAATAGCTTTTAGAAAACTCGTTGAAGAATATCAAAGCAAATTTCTGACTATGGCATATAAATTTACTGATGATTATAATGATGCTGAAGATTTGTGTCAGGAAATATTTATAAAAGTGTATAGAAATCTTTCAGGGTTCAAAAACCAAAGTAAATTATCCACATGGTTATATAAGATAGCTATAAATACTTGTCTTGATTGGAATAGAAGAAATAAACCTAAGATATTCAACATAACCAACATAATGGATAAATCAGTTAAAGAACTCAGTTCCAAGCATAATACAGAGCAGATTATTATATATAAAGAAAGACAGCAGATGGTGCACAATGCTGTTTACAGCTTAAAGGATAAATATAAGACCATTATTATATTATATCATTTCAATCAATTAAGTTATAAAGAGATCTCTTTTATATTAAATATACCAGTAAAGACTATAGAGACCAGATTATATAGAGGAAGAAAGCAGATAAAGGAACAACTAATGAAGGAAGGTTTTGGAGGTGAGATTATTGAATTGCAAAAAACATGA
- a CDS encoding endonuclease/exonuclease/phosphatase family protein — MLRRFLKVLGIIVVLLALVVVIYFVFMTVTDYKPKEVISLNVENNLDNILPKETKLSALTFNIGYCGLDAGQDFFMDGGTGSRSKSKEKTLENLKGITEFIEGQTVDFILLQEVDIKATRSYNINEYEQLKEKLTDYSSTYCINYKVPWVPVPLAKPHGSVKSGLVTLGKYKIDETNRYGYPGKEKWPRQLALLDRCFIESRLPVEDGKELVLLNSHLSAYDKGGVIRKQQLGFLKEYISQEYEKGNYVVVAGDWNHAIPGTDSNIFESSQEWPEWLKEIPEDFKPEGFKWGADKNVPTNRTVDIPYKKGENYLSVIDGFLVSPNVDIVGVKGHQLEFEYTDHNPVTLEFILK; from the coding sequence ATGTTGAGAAGGTTTTTGAAAGTGTTAGGCATCATTGTAGTACTATTAGCTTTAGTTGTTGTAATATATTTCGTTTTCATGACTGTAACAGATTATAAACCAAAGGAAGTCATATCTCTTAATGTTGAAAATAACCTAGATAATATCTTACCAAAAGAAACTAAACTATCAGCATTAACATTTAATATTGGTTACTGCGGACTGGATGCAGGACAAGACTTTTTTATGGATGGTGGTACAGGTTCAAGGTCAAAAAGCAAAGAAAAGACCTTAGAAAATCTTAAGGGTATTACTGAATTCATTGAAGGTCAGACTGTAGATTTCATTCTACTTCAGGAAGTTGATATAAAAGCAACTAGAAGCTATAATATCAATGAATATGAACAGTTGAAAGAAAAATTAACTGATTATAGTTCAACATATTGTATAAATTATAAAGTTCCTTGGGTTCCAGTACCACTGGCAAAACCTCATGGCAGTGTAAAATCAGGTTTGGTTACATTGGGAAAATATAAGATAGATGAAACTAATCGTTATGGATATCCAGGAAAAGAGAAGTGGCCGAGACAATTAGCACTTCTGGACAGATGTTTCATAGAAAGCAGATTACCTGTTGAAGATGGCAAGGAACTGGTTCTACTCAATTCACACTTATCTGCATATGATAAAGGTGGAGTTATACGTAAACAACAGTTAGGTTTTTTGAAAGAGTACATAAGCCAGGAATATGAAAAAGGCAATTATGTGGTAGTTGCAGGTGATTGGAATCATGCTATACCAGGTACGGATTCTAATATATTTGAATCAAGCCAGGAATGGCCAGAATGGCTTAAGGAGATTCCAGAAGACTTCAAACCAGAAGGTTTTAAATGGGGAGCAGATAAGAATGTTCCAACTAATAGAACAGTAGATATACCTTATAAAAAAGGTGAGAACTATTTAAGTGTCATTGATGGTTTTCTTGTATCACCTAATGTGGATATAGTAGGTGTAAAAGGTCATCAACTTGAATTTGAATACACTGACCATAATCCAGTAACATTGGAATTCATATTGAAATAG
- a CDS encoding PH domain-containing protein — protein MSYKKIDKKAVKAWIIARTIFLVIFAAIYFIGIYGFLMPIINNTMERLIIHILTVIINGYLLLYAFLFPLIEYKEWKYSITEDKIELVHGIFVRKKIIIPISRLQFLDVNQGPIHRRYGLSTIRLNTAGGLHEIPALTNDEAEEISKNLASVVEAGESIE, from the coding sequence ATGAGTTACAAAAAGATAGATAAAAAAGCTGTAAAAGCTTGGATTATAGCAAGGACCATATTCTTAGTCATATTTGCAGCAATATATTTTATTGGAATCTACGGATTTCTAATGCCGATTATTAATAATACTATGGAAAGACTAATTATACATATACTTACCGTAATAATTAACGGTTACTTACTTTTATATGCTTTTTTATTTCCTTTAATTGAATATAAGGAATGGAAATATAGCATTACTGAGGATAAAATCGAATTGGTTCATGGTATTTTTGTAAGAAAGAAAATAATAATTCCCATATCTAGATTGCAATTTTTAGATGTTAATCAAGGGCCCATTCATAGAAGGTATGGTTTATCAACAATCAGACTTAATACAGCAGGAGGGTTACATGAGATTCCTGCATTGACTAACGATGAAGCAGAAGAGATATCCAAGAACTTAGCAAGTGTCGTAGAAGCAGGTGAAAGTATTGAATGA
- a CDS encoding PH domain-containing protein has protein sequence MNDVERNHPLHVLKQIFSGIISQIVIIILIFTYVNKRLGFMISILIIVGLIILFVLFYVLAWYKTTYYISENSIFYQKGIMNINKREVPIEKITTIDISQGLFERIFSLSKIKIDTENVKADKSEITLTLTREKALEVKQRLLHDNEETEILNDSNSNERKYKLGFKDLILYSLASNSVFQGLVIILALYNYLDDFEDMTNFDSLEYINKFQFSVYIIVGLILGVFIISLIISFIKNCIKYSYYSVHVENDKLHISHGLISKKNYTFDKKKVKGIHIKQKFIMQLFHVSTIEIESIGYGDEKGERAVLFPFCNDVLRVKIINDLMPEFNYRGEINNPPKKAYIRFFLKKLLLTLIVVCIVTYKVQYGFISLLLLGLAILLGHMQLGNTGIGMSDQLAYMSYGGFRKKQSIVKTSSIQSIKMSHTYFQKRKSVCNYTINIWGKILGKNITVQNVSNHLFKTYIDKL, from the coding sequence TTGAATGATGTAGAGAGAAACCATCCCCTACATGTGTTGAAACAGATTTTTAGTGGGATAATCAGCCAAATTGTTATAATCATATTGATATTCACTTACGTAAATAAAAGACTTGGATTCATGATTTCCATACTGATAATTGTTGGATTAATAATCCTATTTGTCCTATTCTATGTATTAGCATGGTACAAAACAACATATTACATTAGTGAGAATTCCATATTTTATCAAAAGGGAATAATGAATATTAATAAGAGAGAAGTGCCCATAGAGAAAATAACGACTATTGATATTTCTCAGGGGCTGTTTGAACGTATATTCAGTTTATCAAAAATTAAAATCGATACAGAAAATGTCAAGGCAGATAAAAGTGAAATAACACTGACTCTGACTAGAGAAAAAGCTTTGGAGGTTAAACAAAGATTACTACACGATAATGAAGAAACTGAAATTTTGAATGACAGTAACTCCAATGAACGCAAGTATAAACTAGGTTTCAAAGATTTGATTCTCTATTCACTTGCATCCAATTCTGTTTTTCAAGGTTTAGTAATCATCTTAGCATTATATAACTACTTGGATGATTTTGAGGACATGACTAATTTTGATAGTCTAGAATACATTAATAAGTTTCAATTCAGCGTTTATATAATAGTAGGTTTGATTTTAGGAGTGTTCATAATCAGTTTGATCATATCCTTCATCAAGAACTGTATAAAATACTCTTACTATAGTGTTCATGTGGAAAATGATAAATTACACATAAGCCATGGTTTAATAAGTAAAAAAAATTATACGTTCGATAAGAAGAAGGTTAAGGGTATTCACATAAAACAAAAATTCATAATGCAGTTGTTTCATGTAAGCACCATAGAGATCGAGAGTATCGGATATGGTGACGAAAAAGGGGAAAGAGCAGTATTGTTTCCATTTTGTAATGATGTTCTAAGAGTTAAGATAATCAATGACTTAATGCCTGAGTTTAATTATCGTGGTGAAATAAACAACCCACCAAAAAAAGCCTATATACGTTTTTTTCTCAAGAAACTATTATTAACATTAATAGTTGTATGTATAGTAACCTATAAAGTACAATATGGTTTTATAAGTCTACTATTACTTGGATTAGCTATATTACTAGGTCATATGCAGTTAGGGAATACTGGCATAGGCATGTCTGACCAGTTAGCATATATGTCCTATGGTGGATTCAGGAAAAAACAATCTATAGTTAAAACAAGCTCCATACAGTCAATAAAAATGTCACATACATATTTTCAAAAAAGGAAAAGTGTATGTAATTATACTATTAACATATGGGGTAAGATACTAGGGAAAAACATAACGGTTCAAAATGTTAGTAACCATTTGTTTAAAACCTACATAGACAAGCTTTAG
- the yyaC gene encoding spore protease YyaC — protein sequence MRLKRNSEEIHYYNVKDISAISNFSNTLFNLIEKNTDINTSIVILCIGTDRATGDCLGPIVGYKLKKMFLNNVTVLGTLSNPVHAKNIEETVNNIKSNFKNPFIIAIDACLGKMDHIGYVSIGKGSINPGAGVNKTLPPVGDMYITGIVNFSGFMDMLILQNTRLNTVMGMADFIAFGIRRTINNLKRSVG from the coding sequence GTGAGATTAAAAAGAAATTCCGAAGAAATTCATTATTATAATGTGAAAGATATATCTGCTATTAGTAATTTTTCTAATACGTTATTTAATCTTATAGAAAAGAACACAGATATCAATACCAGTATCGTTATTTTATGCATAGGAACTGATAGAGCAACAGGGGATTGTCTTGGACCCATAGTGGGATATAAGCTAAAGAAGATGTTCCTTAACAATGTAACGGTTTTGGGAACATTAAGTAATCCTGTCCATGCCAAGAATATTGAAGAGACCGTAAATAATATCAAATCCAATTTTAAAAATCCTTTTATAATCGCTATAGATGCCTGCCTTGGTAAAATGGATCATATCGGATATGTAAGTATAGGAAAAGGCTCTATTAACCCTGGTGCAGGTGTTAATAAAACCTTACCTCCTGTTGGTGATATGTATATAACTGGAATCGTAAATTTTTCTGGTTTCATGGATATGCTTATATTACAGAACACTCGTCTCAACACTGTTATGGGTATGGCTGACTTTATTGCCTTCGGCATAAGAAGAACCATCAATAACTTGAAGAGATCTGTTGGATAA
- a CDS encoding LysM peptidoglycan-binding domain-containing protein — protein MNENYKNNKLYLEGLESLPKNVRQIGDAREGNRIYMEDYVYSYLHQFAAEETSSEQIAFLIGKYYTYKGDVIVIIDGAIQGDYAEKVNGDLCITERTWYHVYEKIRKYFEDYSVVGWMYTQPGYGILLTSFLKEHHNKNFIDDKQVLYIVDPLEKEDSFFAYENGELVEKKGYYIYYDKNPSMHNYMLENKTKKEEKNEQDIDEDNDIIKTFRKKEQQRKDDIYQKKFINMLSILCGGLVLICLVMGIGLLNNIEKLNDLQAAMKTMTEKYNNIKKEVIDLENENSIMVNNELGAQIPDVNGNNDGQTSKSGLESEEKHTETITPPKTQTINPEDIPTSYTVRIGDSLNTISEKFYNTLDMVPNIQKLNDISNKHKIYVGQEIKLPKP, from the coding sequence ATGAATGAAAATTATAAGAATAATAAATTATATCTAGAGGGTCTTGAATCACTTCCCAAAAATGTTCGTCAAATTGGTGATGCCAGAGAAGGTAATAGAATCTACATGGAAGATTATGTATATTCATACCTGCATCAATTTGCAGCAGAAGAAACATCATCTGAACAGATAGCCTTTTTAATAGGGAAATATTATACTTATAAAGGTGATGTAATAGTCATAATAGATGGTGCAATTCAAGGTGATTATGCTGAGAAAGTTAATGGAGATCTATGTATAACAGAAAGAACATGGTACCATGTCTATGAAAAAATAAGGAAGTATTTTGAGGATTACAGTGTAGTTGGTTGGATGTATACTCAGCCAGGCTATGGTATATTATTAACCTCTTTTTTGAAAGAACACCATAATAAGAATTTTATTGATGATAAACAAGTTTTATATATTGTTGACCCTCTGGAAAAAGAGGATTCATTTTTTGCATATGAAAATGGTGAGTTAGTAGAGAAAAAAGGTTATTATATATACTATGACAAGAATCCATCAATGCATAATTATATGTTAGAGAATAAAACTAAAAAGGAAGAAAAGAATGAGCAAGATATAGATGAGGATAATGATATCATTAAAACATTCCGAAAGAAAGAACAACAAAGGAAAGATGATATATATCAAAAGAAATTCATCAATATGTTATCTATATTGTGTGGTGGTTTAGTGCTTATCTGCCTTGTTATGGGAATTGGATTATTGAATAACATTGAAAAACTTAATGATCTCCAGGCAGCTATGAAAACCATGACAGAAAAATATAATAACATAAAAAAAGAAGTCATAGACTTGGAAAATGAAAACAGCATCATGGTTAATAATGAATTAGGTGCCCAAATACCTGATGTCAATGGCAATAATGATGGACAAACATCCAAAAGTGGATTAGAAAGTGAAGAAAAACATACGGAAACAATAACACCACCAAAGACGCAAACTATTAATCCAGAGGACATACCAACAAGTTATACAGTGCGAATTGGGGATAGTCTTAATACTATAAGTGAGAAATTCTATAATACATTGGATATGGTACCAAACATTCAGAAGTTGAATGATATTTCAAACAAACATAAAATTTATGTTGGACAAGAAATCAAGCTACCAAAACCATAA